TCTTCTACCCTACTATCCTACTAAATTATTTTCCCAAATCCTTTAAAATCAAACTATAAATGTTAATTTAAAAAAATTATCCATTATCCTTCGATTCAATTTTAAAATGATTTATTATATAATAACAAATATTAAATGTATTGTCAACTATTAAAATTTAATAAAAATAAAAACAGAGAATAATTTATCCCTGTTTCCAATATTTTAAAATTATAAGTTGTATTTTTTCTTAAATTTATCAACTCTTCCAGTTTCATCAACAAATTTAGATTTTCCAGTATAGAATGGGTGAGAAGTTGAACTTGTTGCAACTTTTATTACCGGATATTCTTGCCCTTCAAAAGTTGTTGTTTCTTTAGAAGTTTTAGTTGATTTTCCTAAAAATTTTTCTCCGTTACTTGTATCTTCAAATACTACAAATCCGTATGATGGATGTAAATCTTTTTTCATAATTGCCTATGCTCCTTTCTATTTATAACTATAATTATTTTCAATATTTCATATAATAATACCATATTTTTCTTTATTTTTCAAGTCTCCATATGGTAAAAATTTAGATGAAATATATAAGATTCTATTTTTTGTATTTTGAAAATATTTAAATACATTTCTTCAAAATTTTCTTTGCAATATCAAACTCTATATTTTCATCAGAATAATATACATCTTCTCCAAAAGCATTTTTAAATACAGTCTGTATCACAAGAGTCAATTCGTCAGTTTTAATATCTTTATTTATAAGCATTTTATTCTTAATTTGCTTAATTTCAAAATCGTATTCATCCTGTGGAGCAAAAGACAATAACTTGATTGGATCCCAAAAATCAATAATCTCTTTTATATTATTTTCAAGTTTTTTTATTTTATACATTTCCTCTTTTTTATTATACTTTTTGAATTTCACAATTAATCAACTCTCTTGTATTTTTCCCAAAATAACTCATCTATTTTAGTCTTTATCTCCATTATTTTACTAATTTCCACTAAAATTTCCTTATTTTCTGGCAATATATCCTCATAAGGCAAACTTATCATTATATCATCCATTACTTTTTTACTCCCAAATTTTTCAAAAAATATATCAATCTCTCCATTATCAAATAAATATCTCCCTGCATACTTATCTTCCTCATATTCAAATTTAACATTTTTATTGTTTCTCTTAAGATATTTTCTTATTTTAGGAAGAACTGTCTTTATTTCATCTCCTACTTTTATACTTTCTCTATTGTTTAAATACAACTTTTCCATACAAAAAGTTAAAAATTGAGTTTCTGGTTTTGTAAGATTTTCAACAAAGTAACTTAATGAATAGTATATTTTCAAACCTTTGTATATTAAATCTATTGATATCGTTATTTTATCATCACTCAATTTCATTTCTATTTCTTCAGGAACAGAAAAAATCTTCATTATCTCCTTTAAAGATATTTTTTCTATCCCATTAATTCCATAAGTATTATTTAAAATATACTTTTGTTTTCCCATTTAATTTCCCTCCCATAAAATATTTCTTTAGCTATTTTCAAAAATCTAAAAATCCGATAAATACTGTCTCTTTTATGCTTGAGTTTTTTGTTTTGCTTCACTCACTAACAAGCAGTCTTGACTCTTTGTGACTATAAATACTGCTGTTACTCGTTCTTTATCACTTTTATAATCTCCTAAATATTTTTTACAAATGAGAAAATTTTAAATTTATTATTTCGATATCTCCGACAATATTATTCCTCCAGCTACAGATACATTCAGCGAGTTTATTTGCCCCTTCAAGTGTATTTTTACAATTTTGTCGCAATGTTCCTTCACTTTTTTTCTCATACCATTTCCTTCGCTTCCAAGCACAAGGCACGTTTTTTCTGGATAATTTTCTTCATAATAATAATTTTGCCCATCAGCTTCTGCACCGTAAACTGTATATCCGTATTTTTTTAATTTATCAATCGTATCAGAAATATTTGTAACTTTTACAATATCTACATGCTCAATCGCTCCTGTCGATGATTTTACAACGGTTTCTGTAACTTTTACGCTATTTCTGTCCTGAATAATAATCCCATCCACTCCAAAGCACTCCGCACTTCTTATAATTGCTCCAAAGTTTCTCGGATCCTGAACCTGATCCAGTACAACAACTATAGATTTTTCCTTTTTCAAAAGTTTTTCTAGAAATGCAGTAAAATCCACATAATAATCAAATTCCGAAACAAGTACCACAACTCCTTGGGAATTTTCAGTCCGTCTGTCAGTATAAAAAATCTTTATATTTCTTTTGCTCGCCAAATTCAATATTTCTTTTATTGTTTCTTTCTTTATTTTTTTATAAACTTCCAGTTTCTCAATATTCTTATCAGATTTCAATACTTCTATTACTGGATTTATTCCTATTATTTTTTCCATTTCCTCTCTCTTTCTATTTTTATTCTTATCTCAATCCTATTAAATCGTGAATTCTTATAAGCCCCACAATATTCCCATTTTCCACAACTGGAAGCACATTAATCTGACTTTTTCTATTTTCCATCAGATGAAGTGCATCAAGAGCCATCGCATTCTTTTCAATCGTTACTGGAGCAGAAATCATAATATCAGAAGCCACATAATCAAAAAATTTGTCCTTATGCTTCAAGGCTCGCCGAATATCTCCTTCTGTTATAATTCCAAGCAACTTCCCATTTTCAAGACCTGTATCAGAAATACACACAGCTCCTAGTTTTTTCTTTGTAAGCACCATTAATACATTTTCAATTTTTTCATCTTTTTTCACAACTGGCAGTTCATCTCCAATATGCATTAAATCTGAAACATGTAGCAGCAAGCGCTTCCCAAGACTTCCACCCGGATGATATTTTGCAAAGTCATTTTCAGTAAAGTCTTTTAATTTCATAAGACAAGCAGCAAGAGCGTCTCCTGTTACAAGTGTCGCCGTAGTTGAACTCATCGGAGCTTGCCCTAGTGGACATGCCTCCTTTTCAACTCCAACATTAACCGTAAGTTCTGCATATTTTCCCAATGTAGAATTAGGATTTCCAGTAAATGCGACAATCTTTCCGCCAATTTTTCTTATCGGCGCTAAAATGCTCAATACTTCATCAGAATTTCCGCTATTTGAAATGGCAATTACCACATCTCCATTACTGACCATTCCCAAATCGCCGTGAAGCGCTTCTGCCGCATTTATAAATACTGCAGTTGTTCCAGTCGAAGCGAATGTCGCCGCAATTTTTTTCCCAATTATTCCAGATTTTCCAATTCCTGTAATAATAACTTTATTATTATTTTTTAATTCTAAAATCATCTGAACTAATTTTTGAAAAGTATCTCCCAATTTACTTTTCAATTTTTCAAGTTCTGCAATTTCAATATCAAATACATTTCTAGCTTCTTTTATAATATCTATTTCCATTTTTTATTTTTCTCCTTTTTTGAATATCTCTGCTTGATAGCTTAATTTTTTTTATTTAATTCAATTTTATTTAAGATTTTCTTTACTTCCTGACTTTTATCCTTATGACAAACAAGCAAGGCATCCTTTGTATTTACAATAACAATATTTTCCAGCCCAATTGCAGCGATAATCTTATCATTTTCCTTATTAATCACAATATTTCCTTCAGATTCAATCTGTTCAAAATGACTAGCCTGCACGACATTCCTATCTTTGTCCCTTGGAAAAATATCTTCAAGCGACTTAAAATTCCCAACATCATTCCAGTCAATATCAACAGGAATTACACTCACAGATTTAGTATGCTCCATCACTCCAAAATCTATCGAGATTTTTTCAAATTTTTCAAACTCATCTTTTACAAAATTACTCAATGTCTCTCCAAAAACTTGATCTAAATCCACATTTTCAAGTATTTTTTCAATATTTTCCAAAATCACTTTATGTGTTTCCATGTGTTTTTTTATTTCGCTTAAAATAAATTCCGTTTTCCATACGAACATTCCGCTGTTCCAAAGATAATTCCCCTGCTCAATATATTTTTCAGCCAATTCCTTATTTGGCTTTTCTCTAAA
The DNA window shown above is from Leptotrichia wadei and carries:
- a CDS encoding type B 50S ribosomal protein L31, with the translated sequence MKKDLHPSYGFVVFEDTSNGEKFLGKSTKTSKETTTFEGQEYPVIKVATSSTSHPFYTGKSKFVDETGRVDKFKKKYNL
- a CDS encoding DUF1871 domain-containing protein, translated to MYKIKKLENNIKEIIDFWDPIKLLSFAPQDEYDFEIKQIKNKMLINKDIKTDELTLVIQTVFKNAFGEDVYYSDENIEFDIAKKILKKCI
- the rlmB gene encoding 23S rRNA (guanosine(2251)-2'-O)-methyltransferase RlmB; this translates as MEKIIGINPVIEVLKSDKNIEKLEVYKKIKKETIKEILNLASKRNIKIFYTDRRTENSQGVVVLVSEFDYYVDFTAFLEKLLKKEKSIVVVLDQVQDPRNFGAIIRSAECFGVDGIIIQDRNSVKVTETVVKSSTGAIEHVDIVKVTNISDTIDKLKKYGYTVYGAEADGQNYYYEENYPEKTCLVLGSEGNGMRKKVKEHCDKIVKIHLKGQINSLNVSVAGGIILSEISK
- a CDS encoding KpsF/GutQ family sugar-phosphate isomerase, yielding MEIDIIKEARNVFDIEIAELEKLKSKLGDTFQKLVQMILELKNNNKVIITGIGKSGIIGKKIAATFASTGTTAVFINAAEALHGDLGMVSNGDVVIAISNSGNSDEVLSILAPIRKIGGKIVAFTGNPNSTLGKYAELTVNVGVEKEACPLGQAPMSSTTATLVTGDALAACLMKLKDFTENDFAKYHPGGSLGKRLLLHVSDLMHIGDELPVVKKDEKIENVLMVLTKKKLGAVCISDTGLENGKLLGIITEGDIRRALKHKDKFFDYVASDIMISAPVTIEKNAMALDALHLMENRKSQINVLPVVENGNIVGLIRIHDLIGLR
- a CDS encoding mannose-1-phosphate guanylyltransferase, which translates into the protein MDKVALIMAGGSGTRFWPLSTNDKPKQFLDLVSEKTMIKETIDRIKEIIPVEKIFISTNIKYFNIIKKELPEIADRNIIFEPMARDTAACIGYAACIIRKIYKNSIMAVLPSDHLIKKEKEFLESLKFAFCEAQKNKIVTLGVKPTYAETGYGYIEYIDRKNKKNDCEKNRIKEKFESYKVKKFREKPNKELAEKYIEQGNYLWNSGMFVWKTEFILSEIKKHMETHKVILENIEKILENVDLDQVFGETLSNFVKDEFEKFEKISIDFGVMEHTKSVSVIPVDIDWNDVGNFKSLEDIFPRDKDRNVVQASHFEQIESEGNIVINKENDKIIAAIGLENIVIVNTKDALLVCHKDKSQEVKKILNKIELNKKN